One genomic segment of Mastomys coucha isolate ucsf_1 unplaced genomic scaffold, UCSF_Mcou_1 pScaffold22, whole genome shotgun sequence includes these proteins:
- the Lig4 gene encoding DNA ligase 4 isoform X2: protein MASSQTSQTVAAHVPFADLCSTLERIQKGKDRAEKIRHFKEFLDSWRKFHDALHKNKKDVPDSFYPAMRLILPQLERERMAYGIKETMLAKLYIELLNLPREGKDAQKLLNYRTPSGTHTDAGDFAMIAYFVLKPRCLQKGSLTIQQVNELLDLVASNNSGKRKDQVKKSLLQLITQSSALEQKWLIRMIIKDLKLGVSQQTIFNIFHNDAVELHNVTTDLEKVCRQLHDPSVGLSDISITLFSAFKPMLAAVADVERVEKDMKQQSFYIETKLDGERMQMHKDGTLYRYFSRNGYNYTDQFGESPQEGSLTPFIHNAFRTDVQVCILDGEMMAYNPTTQTFMQKGVKFDIKRMVEDSDLQTCYCVFDVLMVNNKKLGRETLRKRYDILCSTFTPIQGRIEIVQKTQAHTKKEVVDALNDAIDKREEGIMVKHPLSIYKPDKRGEGWLKIKPEYVSGLMDELDLLIVGGYWGKGSRGGMMSHFLCAVAETPPPGDRPSVFHTLCRVGSGYTMKELYDLGLKLAKYWKPFHRKSPPSSILCGTEKPEVYIEPQNSVIVQIKAAEIVPSDMYKTGSTLRFPRIEKIRDDKEWHECMTLGDLEQLRGKASGKLATKHLHVGDDDEPREKRRKPISKMKKAVRIIEHLKAPNLSNINKVSNVFEDVEFCVMSGLDGHPKSDLENRIAEFGGYIVQNPGPDTYCVIAGSENIRVRNIISSGRHDVVRPEWLLECFKTKTCVPWQPRFMIHMCPSTKQHFAREYDCYGDSYFVNTDLDQLKEVFVGIKPSEQQTPEEMAPVIADLEGRYSWDHSPLSMFRHYTIYLDLYAVINDLSSKIEATRLGVTALELRFHGAKVPLQKKKEKEKKRRKKIKKN, encoded by the exons GTTCCAGACTCTTTTTACCCAGCAATGAGACTTATTCTCCCTCaattagaaagagagaggatggCTTATGGAATCAAAGAGACCATGCTCGCTAAGCTTTACATCGAATTGCTGAATTTACCAAGAGAAGGCAAGGATGCTCAGAAGCTCCTGAATTACCGAACCCCCAGTGGAACTCACACGGACGCTGGGGACTTTGCGATGATTGCGTACTTTGTTCTGAAGCCAAGGTGCTTACAGAAAGGAAGCTTAACCATACAGCAGGTAAATGAACTCTTAGACTTAGTTGCCAGCAATAACTCTGGCAAAAGAAAAGACCAAGTGAAAAAGAGCCTTCTTCAGTTAATAACCCAGAGTTCAGCACTCGAGCAAAAGTGGCTGATTCGCATGATTATCAAAGACTTAAAGCTTGGTGTCAGTCAACAAACGATATTTAACATTTTCCACAATGATGCGGTTGAGTTGCACAACGTCACCACAGACCTGGAAAAGGTCTGTAGGCAGCTACATGACCCCTCTGTAGGGCTTAGCGACATCTCCATCACTTTGTTTTCTGCCTTTAAGCCAATGCTAGCCGCTGTAGCCGACGTGGAGCGTGTAGAGAAGGACATGAAGCAGCAGAGTTTCTACATCGAAACTAAACTCGATGGTGAGCGCATGCAGATGCACAAAGATGGCACACTGTACCGGTACTTCTCCAGAAATGGTTACAATTACACCGATCAGTTTGGTGAATCACCACAGGAAGGCTCGCTCACCCCATTTATTCACAATGCATTCAGGACAGATGTACAAGTGTGCATCCTTGACGGTGAGATGATGGCCTACAATCCAACCACACAGACTTTCATGCAGAAGGGGGTCAAGTTTGATATCAAAAGGATGGTCGAAGATTCTGACCTGCAGACATGTTACTGTGTTTTTGATGTGCTGATGGTTAATAATAAGAAGCTAGGACGTGAGACTCTTAGGAAGAGGTATGACATCCTTTGTAGCACCTTCACACCCATTCAAGGTCGAATAGAAATAGTGCAGAAAACTCAAGCTCATACAAAGAAGGAAGTAGTCGATGCATTAAATGATGCCATagacaagagagaagaggggatcATGGTTAAACACCCTCTGTCCATTTACAAGCCAGACAAAAGAGGTGAAGGGTGGCTAAAGATTAAACCAGAGTATGTCAGTGGACTAATGGATGAATTAGACCTCCTAATTGTGGGGGGCTACTGGGGTAAAGGTTCACGAGGTGGCATGATGTCTCATTTTTTGTGTGCAGTGGCAGAGACGCCACCTCCTGGTGACAGGCCATCTGTATTCCACACTCTGTGCCGTGTTGGGTCAGGTTACACCATGAAAGAACTCTATGACCTGGGCTTGAAATTGGCAAAATACTGGAAGCCTTTTCATAGAAAATCTCCACCAAGTAGCATTTTGTGTGGCACAGAGAAGCCAGAAGTGTACATCGAGCCTCAGAACTCTGTCATCGTTCAGATCAAGGCAGCAGAGATCGTCCCCAGTGACATGTACAAGACTGGCTCGACCTTGCGCTTCCCACGCATTGAGAAGATCAGAGACGACAAAGAGTGGCATGAATGTATGACACTGGGTGACTTGGAGCAGCTGAGGGGGAAGGCATCAGGGAAGCTGGCCACAAAACACCTCCATGTAGGTGATGATGATGAACCTAGAGAAAAAAGGCGGAAACCCATCTCCAAGATGAAGAAAGCAGTCAGAATCATCGAACACTTAAAAGCACCTAACCTGTCTAACATAAACAAAGTTTCTAATGTATTTGAAGATGTTGAGTTTTGTGTTATGAGTGGATTGGATGGTCATCCAAAGTCTGACCTAGAGAACAGAATTGCAGAATTTGGTGGTTACATAGTACAGAATCCAGGGCCAGATACATACTGTGTGATTGCAGGCTCTGAGAACATTAGAGTGAGAAACATCATTTCTTCAGGTAGACACGATGTTGTCAGGCCCGAGTGGCTTTTagagtgttttaaaacaaaaacatgcgtGCCATGGCAACCTCGCTTTATGATTCACATGTGCCCATCAACAAAGCAGCATTTTGCCCGTGAATATGACTGCTACGGTGATAGCTATTTTGTTAACACAGATTTGGATCAACTGAAAGAAGTGTTTGTAGGAATTAAACCCAGTGAGCAGCAGACTCCTGAAGAAATGGCCCCTGTGATTGCAGACTTAGAAGGCCGTTATTCCTGGGATCACTCTCCTCTCAGTATGTTTCGACATTATACCATTTATTTGGACTTGTATGCTGTTATTAATGACTTGAGTTCCAAAATTGAAGCCACGAGATTAGGTGTTACAGCACTTGAGCTGCGGTTTCATGGAGCAAAG gttcccctccaaaagaaaaaagaaaaagaaaagaaaagaagaaaaaaaattaaaaaaaactaa
- the Lig4 gene encoding DNA ligase 4 isoform X1 — MASSQTSQTVAAHVPFADLCSTLERIQKGKDRAEKIRHFKEFLDSWRKFHDALHKNKKDVPDSFYPAMRLILPQLERERMAYGIKETMLAKLYIELLNLPREGKDAQKLLNYRTPSGTHTDAGDFAMIAYFVLKPRCLQKGSLTIQQVNELLDLVASNNSGKRKDQVKKSLLQLITQSSALEQKWLIRMIIKDLKLGVSQQTIFNIFHNDAVELHNVTTDLEKVCRQLHDPSVGLSDISITLFSAFKPMLAAVADVERVEKDMKQQSFYIETKLDGERMQMHKDGTLYRYFSRNGYNYTDQFGESPQEGSLTPFIHNAFRTDVQVCILDGEMMAYNPTTQTFMQKGVKFDIKRMVEDSDLQTCYCVFDVLMVNNKKLGRETLRKRYDILCSTFTPIQGRIEIVQKTQAHTKKEVVDALNDAIDKREEGIMVKHPLSIYKPDKRGEGWLKIKPEYVSGLMDELDLLIVGGYWGKGSRGGMMSHFLCAVAETPPPGDRPSVFHTLCRVGSGYTMKELYDLGLKLAKYWKPFHRKSPPSSILCGTEKPEVYIEPQNSVIVQIKAAEIVPSDMYKTGSTLRFPRIEKIRDDKEWHECMTLGDLEQLRGKASGKLATKHLHVGDDDEPREKRRKPISKMKKAVRIIEHLKAPNLSNINKVSNVFEDVEFCVMSGLDGHPKSDLENRIAEFGGYIVQNPGPDTYCVIAGSENIRVRNIISSGRHDVVRPEWLLECFKTKTCVPWQPRFMIHMCPSTKQHFAREYDCYGDSYFVNTDLDQLKEVFVGIKPSEQQTPEEMAPVIADLEGRYSWDHSPLSMFRHYTIYLDLYAVINDLSSKIEATRLGVTALELRFHGAKVVSYLSEGVSHVIIGEDQTRVTDFKIFRRTLKKKFKILQERWVTDSVDKCALQEENQYLL; from the coding sequence GTTCCAGACTCTTTTTACCCAGCAATGAGACTTATTCTCCCTCaattagaaagagagaggatggCTTATGGAATCAAAGAGACCATGCTCGCTAAGCTTTACATCGAATTGCTGAATTTACCAAGAGAAGGCAAGGATGCTCAGAAGCTCCTGAATTACCGAACCCCCAGTGGAACTCACACGGACGCTGGGGACTTTGCGATGATTGCGTACTTTGTTCTGAAGCCAAGGTGCTTACAGAAAGGAAGCTTAACCATACAGCAGGTAAATGAACTCTTAGACTTAGTTGCCAGCAATAACTCTGGCAAAAGAAAAGACCAAGTGAAAAAGAGCCTTCTTCAGTTAATAACCCAGAGTTCAGCACTCGAGCAAAAGTGGCTGATTCGCATGATTATCAAAGACTTAAAGCTTGGTGTCAGTCAACAAACGATATTTAACATTTTCCACAATGATGCGGTTGAGTTGCACAACGTCACCACAGACCTGGAAAAGGTCTGTAGGCAGCTACATGACCCCTCTGTAGGGCTTAGCGACATCTCCATCACTTTGTTTTCTGCCTTTAAGCCAATGCTAGCCGCTGTAGCCGACGTGGAGCGTGTAGAGAAGGACATGAAGCAGCAGAGTTTCTACATCGAAACTAAACTCGATGGTGAGCGCATGCAGATGCACAAAGATGGCACACTGTACCGGTACTTCTCCAGAAATGGTTACAATTACACCGATCAGTTTGGTGAATCACCACAGGAAGGCTCGCTCACCCCATTTATTCACAATGCATTCAGGACAGATGTACAAGTGTGCATCCTTGACGGTGAGATGATGGCCTACAATCCAACCACACAGACTTTCATGCAGAAGGGGGTCAAGTTTGATATCAAAAGGATGGTCGAAGATTCTGACCTGCAGACATGTTACTGTGTTTTTGATGTGCTGATGGTTAATAATAAGAAGCTAGGACGTGAGACTCTTAGGAAGAGGTATGACATCCTTTGTAGCACCTTCACACCCATTCAAGGTCGAATAGAAATAGTGCAGAAAACTCAAGCTCATACAAAGAAGGAAGTAGTCGATGCATTAAATGATGCCATagacaagagagaagaggggatcATGGTTAAACACCCTCTGTCCATTTACAAGCCAGACAAAAGAGGTGAAGGGTGGCTAAAGATTAAACCAGAGTATGTCAGTGGACTAATGGATGAATTAGACCTCCTAATTGTGGGGGGCTACTGGGGTAAAGGTTCACGAGGTGGCATGATGTCTCATTTTTTGTGTGCAGTGGCAGAGACGCCACCTCCTGGTGACAGGCCATCTGTATTCCACACTCTGTGCCGTGTTGGGTCAGGTTACACCATGAAAGAACTCTATGACCTGGGCTTGAAATTGGCAAAATACTGGAAGCCTTTTCATAGAAAATCTCCACCAAGTAGCATTTTGTGTGGCACAGAGAAGCCAGAAGTGTACATCGAGCCTCAGAACTCTGTCATCGTTCAGATCAAGGCAGCAGAGATCGTCCCCAGTGACATGTACAAGACTGGCTCGACCTTGCGCTTCCCACGCATTGAGAAGATCAGAGACGACAAAGAGTGGCATGAATGTATGACACTGGGTGACTTGGAGCAGCTGAGGGGGAAGGCATCAGGGAAGCTGGCCACAAAACACCTCCATGTAGGTGATGATGATGAACCTAGAGAAAAAAGGCGGAAACCCATCTCCAAGATGAAGAAAGCAGTCAGAATCATCGAACACTTAAAAGCACCTAACCTGTCTAACATAAACAAAGTTTCTAATGTATTTGAAGATGTTGAGTTTTGTGTTATGAGTGGATTGGATGGTCATCCAAAGTCTGACCTAGAGAACAGAATTGCAGAATTTGGTGGTTACATAGTACAGAATCCAGGGCCAGATACATACTGTGTGATTGCAGGCTCTGAGAACATTAGAGTGAGAAACATCATTTCTTCAGGTAGACACGATGTTGTCAGGCCCGAGTGGCTTTTagagtgttttaaaacaaaaacatgcgtGCCATGGCAACCTCGCTTTATGATTCACATGTGCCCATCAACAAAGCAGCATTTTGCCCGTGAATATGACTGCTACGGTGATAGCTATTTTGTTAACACAGATTTGGATCAACTGAAAGAAGTGTTTGTAGGAATTAAACCCAGTGAGCAGCAGACTCCTGAAGAAATGGCCCCTGTGATTGCAGACTTAGAAGGCCGTTATTCCTGGGATCACTCTCCTCTCAGTATGTTTCGACATTATACCATTTATTTGGACTTGTATGCTGTTATTAATGACTTGAGTTCCAAAATTGAAGCCACGAGATTAGGTGTTACAGCACTTGAGCTGCGGTTTCATGGAGCAAAGGTAGTTTCCTACTTATCTGAAGGGGTGTCTCACGTTATCATTGGGGAAGATCAGACACGAGTTACTGactttaaaatattcagaagaacgcttaagaaaaagtttaaaatccTGCAAGAACGTTGGGTGACCGATTCAGTAGACAAGTGTGCACTGCAGGAGGAAAACCAGTATTTGCTTTAG